In Cervus canadensis isolate Bull #8, Minnesota chromosome 7, ASM1932006v1, whole genome shotgun sequence, the DNA window CTGGGAAAAAAGCTaccattatcatttatttttcacagaccAGGACACAGAGATACATAAAGATTGAGAAACCTGTCCAAGATCACAGTGGAGAAACTGAGATTCAACCTGTGTCCTGACCAGAGCTGGGCTCTTAAACCACTATAAGAATTACCATCAGTCTTAAGTAGCAACCTTCCTTCCCAGCAATAAACTGAAATACTCACCTAAGAATGTCAACTGTatctgccttcagttcagttcaatcgctccgttgtgtccgactctttgtgaccccatgaatcacagcacaccaggcctccctgtccatcaccaactccccgggtttactcaaattcatgtccatcgagttggtgatgccatccagccatctcatcttctgtcgtccccttctcctcctgcccccaatccctcccagcatgagggtcttttccaatgagtcaactcttcacatgaagtggccaaagtactggagtttcagcttcagcatcagtccttccaatgaacacccaggactgatctccttgcagtccaagggactctcaagagtcttctccaacaccacagttcaaaagcatcaattttttggtgctcagctttcttcacagtccaactatctGCCTTACTGCCACTTAATTCAAAGtatattttttcccaaataaagatCCAGAACCAATGCCCATCTGGCCAAACTAGAAATAGTGGCAAtttctttcctatttaaaaaCTGTACTGTCCACACCAGAAACCTACCTACAAAGTCCCAAAGCAGGTTAAAGATGTCCATCTCATATATAATCACATTacaaatttaaatacataatGCTGGTATTTAGGGgaagaaaaattacatgaaaacaaATGGATGTGAATAATCTGACTTTATTTGGCATGCTAACACAGTTTAAACTATTAATAAATTAGTATGTACAGTTATCAAAAATGTTGGGTGCTTTCCAAAAAAAGGGTTTCTGAATGTGTACACTCAAGTATATGCAGAATCCTCTGATATGGAGTTTCTGAAGAATGGAGTGTCCTTCTCTGTTAAGTCATCTTTAGTGTTTAGTTTAGAAAGGTTTCGATTACCATTCCAGTGCCTGCAAACCACAAAACCTGAAATTATAGTCCTGAATTTAGAAATCCCGATTCAGTCTCCTgattttaacagatgagaaaccCACTGGTCTTGCCAAAGATTACAAAGCTAGCAGGTGACAGAGCCTGGATTACAAATCAGTCCTCAGAGGGGCTCTGAAATGTCTGTGAAGCTAAGCAAGGGACACCACAGAACTCTAGTCATATCTGCAAGACCCTGGTTTTACTTTCTGCTTAACATAGGATTAAATCCTGATGTGTTCTTTGTGGTTAACAGATGTAGTGACTCAGTTGCTTTAGGGAATGAAATCATGCCTGTGATCATGTTCTTGAATATCACTGATCACCAGTGCCACTGGCTTGTCTCCTGGGACATTTGGACTTGGGCACCTTTTCTTCCTGCTCTTATGCTCACAGCAGAAGTGACATTAAAGATGTCTGTTCTTATTTGAAATTCATCATCGGTTATCGGTATCTACAAAACCATCAGATCTGAGTGTGGGacagtctttttctctttgcaattcATCCCCACCAGTTAGCACACACCCTGCTCTGTTCACTTGAGCCATCACTGGTTTCAAAGCAACTGTGGATGACTTCTGGGGTGTCAGTGTCCCCGACAGTGATTTCTTAACACATCAAGAACACGTTGTACACTTCATATAACGTACCAAGCAGTTCTGGCATGCAATTTTTGGCAATTTACTTCTCAGTCTAATGGCTTCACATAGCCATGCTATTGGCAGGAGAAAAAAAGCCACTGGCCTGTTTTAATTTAAACCCCCAATGAATGTACAGCACATTTATTAGTGATAATATGCTCACATTCTGGCAAGCTATTTTTCTCATTAATTGCAGGAGCCAATTCCACAACAACCCACCAGACATCAGTTAATTTTATGTACACACAAAGGTGTGTACATAAAGGGAATTTTTGAATTTCTATGCAAGTGATTCTATTTTTTGCTACTCTCACGGCTGTGGCAAGGGAAGACCAATGGCCTATCtttgtatgtttctttttctccagggcAAATATTCTCTGCAAGAGTGAATGTATGTGTGGTTGCAGCTTATAGAGGCTTATTATATATgcccttgggctttcctggtggctcagtcagtaaagaatctgcctgcaatatgggagacctgggtttgatccctgggttgggaaggtcccctagagaagggaatggctacccaccttagtattcgtgcctggagaatccccatggacacaggagtctggcaggctgcagtctatggggtcagagtCGGattcaactgagcaactaagcgcagcACATATATGCCCTCAGGGGCCTATTTAATTAGAACAGGCATCTCATTTTCAAGTTCATCCTTAGTAAATACAAGAGCTGTTATCAAAGCTTTACCTTTTAGGACTGGTGACTTGATTTGGTGGTAGTGCTGAAAGCACAGCCGCCAACCACAAAGACTTGACGTTAACCCCCACTGGAGTGAAATTTCATTAGCCTTATTGAAAAACAAATACACACCCAAGAACCCAGATACAGAAATATTAGTTGCACTGATCTCACAAAACCACTCAAGCATTTAATTAAATAACTAAGTAGGCACAGTTTTCTCCTATCATTCTGTTAccagtttcactttctttggcTGTTTTTTATCATGTCCTGATTTTCAAGGAAAACACAGAATATTGATAAGCAAAGTCCATATTCTTTGaccattttgttttttgacttttCTTCTTAACTCACTAACTTTGTGAGCTCAGTATATTCTTCCTTTGCACCACGACCAGGACCCAGTATATGAAGCATAATGAAATGGCATATTTAACAGAACACAGATCCCTGATGAAGGTCAGTGTGGTGAGCGACTAGAAGGTGCAGTCCCAACGGACCAGAGGCAACTGACTTCCTTTAGCTTACAGCAGCAAAGCTGATGTTAAACTGCAAAGAAAGggctgattttaaaaatcttcgtaagtgaccaaaataaaaatctttaagttAAAGAAAACTAATGCTTTGAGGTAGATGATGCTGTGGTCAGATAACAAAgtcataaagatataaaaataaaaccgaGGGAAAAAAGCACTGATTTCAAATTATCTTCTTTTATGTTTGGATGCAAACACTTCCAGTTCAAAGTTTAAGCACAAAATCCAGGTATGTCATGTGGTGGACTTGCTTCTTCAACAGGAGATGAACTTGGCGCCCAATGGAAAGAATCGACTCTCATGAACAGCAAACCACAAAATGATTGTCCCTGTGAAGAAGCCGGTGACTCTGTGTTAGACTTTTCCAGCTTGCCTCATTCCCCAAGTTCAGGTTTTAGAATCTAAAAGTCTTCTTCAGCATTTAACTAGTTCTTTGCTGGTGGAAGGGGCTGGGACTGTCTCTCCACACGTGAACTGATCCTAAGACAGAACAAGAAATTACACTACTCATTGAGTGTGTGTCACAGATGCATCAATAGTAAGATTTCATTTTGTTACACAATCAGTCTTGCTCTGTTAAGTTTTTACTTTGTTCTATGACTTCATCCTTGGTCAAAGTCAGCGCCAGAAACATGATCTTGAAAGTGTGTAAGTTTTTAGACCCAAATTCATATTTAATGCACCATATTATTATCTTAGgtcatgctagtggtaaagaacccaactgccagtgcaggagaggtaacagacatggatttgatccgtgggtctggaagatcctctggaggagggcatggcaacccactccagtattcttgcctggagaatcccatggacagagaagactggcaggctaaagtccatagggttgcacaggaagacacgactaaagtgacttagcacgcacacaccttACCTTATAAACAAACATGTCCATCTTCACTACAGAGCTCCCACTTCTCAGAAATCACATTTATGAAACACATGTTATATCTTTTAAGTTTCTGTATTAATTACTACTTGCACTACTACTTCTCCACTTCAATACTCGGTCACTTAAATACCTGTTCTCTTCAAATTACTTCTTCCAACTAAAGTGGGTAGCTCTTTTATGTTTCCCAACACAGATAATCTGCAAATTAGCTACTCTGCAAATGAAGTTCACCCTCTGATGGTTTATCCTGGCTTATGCCAGCCACCCCAGGAAACCTCTGTGTTCCAGGTTTCTCCTCATCTCCTGTAGTCTGATCCCTGTAAGGATCAGCCTTATTCGGTCCCCGGCATTCTCTGACCGCTGCCCAGCACCTGGAACCCTCCCACTGTATTCTTTGGAACCTATGGTCCACCATCAATATGAGGCTCCATGTTCTCAACGTCTGTAAATCAGCCTTCTTGCTATAACACAGGGTTCTCAATGGGTGGTGGAAAGGAGGTGTTACTTTTATCTTTGGGGACACTTGGCAATGTGTAGAGACATTCTGGGGTGACATACTGAGGGGTGCCACTGGCATTGgatgggcagaggccagggatgctactCAACAGCTTAACTGCCTGATCGCCTGACTTGAAATCGCCATCTCTCCACATACCAGCACTCCTGCTCACCATTGGCTTGTTCTCTGCTTTTCAGAACACATTTAAATGCAAGAATAAATCAGTAAACTGCTAAAGTACAGTCTAAATTATAGCCTGTTTCCGTCAGGAGTCTAAGGGTCTTGTGCCCACCTTGCCTATAACCACTTTAGAGTTTATCCTTAAGAATGTTAAGCACTGTTATGTGACAATTAaatctcaacaacaacaaactcagaAAGTAGAATGTTAAGTCTCTTAAGACTCCTTTCAAAGTACTGACCAAAAGTTGGGGTCGAGGCGGGCAGTCGTAacacttattttgttttctattgtcaATATCTTTGGATGAAAACAACAGGACAActaaagattaaaatgaaaattgtaaaATTCCAACTATGACACAGCTCAAACAAGATAATGCAGAGTTCTATGTATAAGTCAGGTAAGAGATACTATAAAACTGTTCCTTTCAAAATAAGCCCAGGAGCTCTTAACGATTTTAATTACTTATTAAATAATGGAGGAATAAAGACTTTCAATTAAATAATCTTTATGATCATTTTCCTCTGTTAAATAAGTAATTCCAGTAATATTCATTAGATACAGAACAGtttattgccttctccaaaaagttaataaatagagcttttaaaattttaatttacaatacaaaaatttaatttacaatTACTTatgaatggcttttaaaaattcgTTTAAAAAACATAGCATTTTCCTAACACACCATTAGAAAACAATCTCCTGCACTTATATATCACAGGCAGACTGCTCAAGGTTCTTGCAACCCTCTCCCCCCTACCCCCcgttttaaaaactgatttcttACCTTGTCATAAATCACTTTTATAATGAGAGAGCAGCTAGGGCACGTTGCCACGTCTTCCCCGTTCTCCAAATCttcctataaataaaattaaacaccGTATGGTCAGCGCAACCTTCCCTTGGGGATCTCTTCCTCCCCAACCCTCTCATTCTGTGGGCAAGCTCCTAGGAGGCTGGCCTCCTCacaagacagttcagttcagttcagtcgcgtctgactctttgcaaccctacggaccgcagcacgtcaggcctccctgtccatcaccaactcccggagtttactcaaactcatgtccatcgagtggttgatgccatctaaccatctcatcctctgttgtccccttctcctcccgccttcaatctttcccagcatcagagtctttcccaaggagtcagctcttcgcatcaggtggccaaggtattggagtttcggcttcaacatcagtccttccaatgaatattcaggactgatctcctttaggatgggctggttggatctccttgcagtccaacggactgtcaaagagtcttctccaacatgatagttcaaaaacatcaattgttcggtgctcagctttctttatagtccaactctcacatccatacatgacccacAAGGCACGTGAGGACCAAAAGCACCTCCCGAGAGAAACGCCAGCCCCATTCTTCCCTGGAAGAGtcacttggggaaaaaaacactcAGGAGGGTGAGTCATGGTTTAGTCGTctcaacccccccacccccacccggaaGACAAAAACACACTCCTTCCTCCAAACAGCATCCTAGACAGGAGAAGCTTGAGCGGCGGGGGTTGGCGAGAAGACTGGTACTCGCCGCCGtccaccccctcccctctcccctcaggCTTGACTGAAGACCAGAACCAAGTGGCCACAAACGGCGCAAAGTACCGACTCTGGGAGAATTCAGAAGGGATGAAAAAAGGGAGCGGATAACTCAGCCGCGCGGGTCAGCGGCAGGAACTCGGCAGAACGAACACGCGCCCGCTCCGAGGAGCAGCCCGTCACCTTGGTGATGCAGAAGTTATCCCCACACGGGCAGGGGTAGAAGTAGGTCTCCGAGTCCTCGTCATATTGGAAGTCCTCGATCTCCACCTCGTCGTGAAATACCGCCATCGTCACTGGGACCGGCACAGGTCCGTCACTTTCGCCGTCCGACCCAGGCCGGGGCCCTGGGCCAACTTCGCTTGCGGCCGCCCAGACGGGCGTCTTCACAGAGCACCTGCGCGCGGAGGCCCGCTTCCGGCCTACGGAGGCCCGCTTCCGGCGCAGAGACAATTATGCAACTCCGGGCATGAGGCCGAAGGGGTGACCGGGCATCGGTCACCATGGAGATGGTGGCTTTAGGGGGCGGAGACACGGCCTGAGAGGGCTCGCGGCTCGAGGTCGGTCGAGCGTCGCTCCGCCCATCGGGCGACAGCAACCAATGGAATGTGGGTTTCGCTCACGCGGTTGTGCGTCACGTCGAGGACGCCGGAAGCTTTCCGGCGCCAGGGCGGAGCTTGGCGCTGTTCTCGCGGCTGGGTCGGTGCGGCGGCGGCGGTATGGAGTCTCCTGACTGAGGCGTAGCGCCCAGTGTCTCACGTCCGTGGACCTCAGACCTTAAGCAGACTCCGTAGGAAGCCCCGGCCGGCCTAGGTAGCGTCAGCCGGGCCCTTGGCGCCGCTGGCGGAAAGCGCTTTGCGGGGTGAGAGGCGGCGGCGGGAACTGCTTAGCCCCCTGGACCTCCCGGGTGAGGGGCGGAAAGCTCCTCAGGGGTCTTGATTCACCGAGTGACTTTGAGCTGCGAGCAGCGCGTAGCTTGTGATCCCGCCGCGCTTGACTGTCCAGGTACAGCCCGGCCTCTCCCTCAGCCCAGCTTCTCTTCAGAAGCCCTTGAGGTGTGTGGCCGAAAGGACCAAGCGAGGTCAGTTTCGCGGGGTTGACGCTCAGTGTCATTCTTCCACCAGTGCTGGAATCTAGGTGTCATTCATTCCGTGTTATTAGTCTTTAAACGGAGATACAGAGAGTCAGATGTCTTGACCCAAATCACACACCTGGGAAATGAAGAGCCTGGCTGTCCGCAAAGTCTAGGAACGAATGACTTAACTGGTGTTGAACcacaactccgggagttggtgatggacagggaggcctgacgtgcgtggggtcgtaaagagtcggacacgactgagcgactgaactcaacctGAACCACAGTTTCTTCTTTGTAAGAGAAATGGAATCAGGACGCAGCGTTATTATAATATCATGAGGCCTTAATATACCTTAAAGTGAAATGCAGATAAAAGGTGATAGGTCTTGTGTTGGCAAAATGGGGTTTCATGGGAGTTTTGCTCTATTACTAAGTATTTATTCAGATCTTGGTAGAGCAGGAAGGCAGTGGGGGAAAAGCCCTAATGAGAAGCAGATCTGGGCTCAGAAGATGACTGGATCTCGATCTGGGAGCTGGATATTTACATTCTTTGGCCATATTTCTTCTGACTGAAGAAGAGTTGGATTAGAGATGATTTACAAGATTCCTTTTAGCTCTAACATTTTACTTTTGCGTGGAAATTGAGAGTTTTACTTGATTCAGCAATCACATGTACCATATTTAGTTTATGTTAACATAATACATATGTACATTTCCCTATGCTTATTTATGTATACACAAACGTTTGCATGAATTACCAATTTTGTGTGTGCCGAAGTTCCAGCTGGTTTAGCTCTTTTAAAGCTTGAAAACCTAATGGCAACGGAGTCTTCGAGAGAAAATTTGGAAGTTACATTTAGAAGGTTTATAGAATATTTCAGAGGCCTCACAAACATTCCATTTTGCTTAATTGGAGATCTAACCAGCAGTTGGAAAATGTTTGTTAATCTCGTTGAGGGTTAACTTGACTGATTCTGCTTTGAGCAAAGGAGCAGAAAAGCTCTTTTGGTAAAGCCTGTGTAGCTCAGAGGCTGTTTGCTGTGTCtttgtgagtgaagtgaaagtcgctcagttgtgtccgactctttgtgaccccatggactattctccaggccagaatactggagtgggtagcctttcccttctccaggggatcttcccaacccagggatcgaacctaggtttcccactttgcaggcggattctttaccagctgagccacaggggaagtctTTGTAGACAAGGATTTTCCCAAGTAGCCTCTtggagagaggaagacagaagagAGTTGTTAGTGTCAGAACTGTAGTCCCAGTGATCATTTTGAGGTTGggaatcttttttgttttttagtactTCTGAGCATAAGTACCTCCAGAATAAAGGTGAGTTATTTTTGAAGGTCCAGAAATGGGGGCATATTTGGTTCATGAAAGTGTAAATTGGTAGAACCTGTAGAAAGCAGTTTGGGTCTGTCAAAAACAATTTGCTGAGGAATTTTGAAATCTGAAGTTAGTAATCCTAAAAGTTACAGAAGTTGTTgggtaatttttctttataatttctttgtaattttccaagttttctttgAGTAGGTATTACCtcaagtggaaaaagaaaagtgaatgaaCCACTTTATTAATAGTAGGTGGCACTGTGTGCCAGACCCTGTACCAGATGGTATTTACATGCATCATGTTATTAAAACAATGAGGTATAGGTATCACTCCCATTTTTAACATTGGGAAACCTGAGGGTTAGAGGCTTAAGTTTAGAAACTTGCTGAAAGGGACCAAGCCCATGAATGGCAGTAAGTTATGGTGAGAACTCGGGCCTGGCTGAGCCCAGAAACTGGGTCTTCATGACCTTCAGCACCATCTGTGATCTGATGGTGCTTGAAGCAGGGCTGGGTTAAATAGACAGCTCTGGCACTCTACGGAGTGCTCAGATTTTCCTCTAGAGTGGTGCTAGTTCCCTTGAGACCTGACTTGGGGGTCTCCTTGGCCTTGTGTACTGCTTTCATCCTGCCATCTGTTGCCACATCCCTTGTTTGGCCAGAGGTGTGTCCCCTTATGGTTCTGTCAGTTTGAGTGCATACTGTGCTGAAGAAAGTAAAACTGTAGCAAAACCTGTGATGCATTGTTTTACGCCACCCAATGTTTTTGAATAAAACATAATAGTGACTACTGAACTACTTTTATTCCTAGAAAAGAGTGGACACATTTCATAATGAGATATCTTTGGACTCTGAGAGTATGACAAAAACAAGTTTACTAGTAGCTGTACGGTCATTTGAGATCACACatttatggtttaaaaataattttttaaaaatcgtaATGCTGCTGATTTGGAAAACAACAGTGACCAAAATTCTTAGCATGAGATTAAAGTTAGAACTAGGTCATACTTATGTCATAGCAGCTATGTTGTTAGAAGGTGCCAGGCTAAGCTCAGACAGAATAAAACTAAGACAGAAACAGATGAACGTGGACTAGATTTTGGAACTAGAGCCCTATCACTTGCTGAGACAGGATGATGTGTGAACAAgcagtgagagaaagaaaaaaacaaaccaagaatCCCTCAAAGAGCATGAaggcacagaaataaactcagagCTAGCACGGCACCTGCTAATTTAGAATCCCAGGTGCCAGTGAGGAAGCACAGGGGTTCTTGGCATTTGGAAAGGGGACCCGAGTGAAATACAAGTTACTGCAGAGTGCTGGACTCAGAACCAGCAGAACCGGGCTCAGATCTGACTCCTTTCTAGCTTTTGACCTTGGGCCAGTCACCTCTTCCcctttttaaatggaaatggcaAGACAACCTCACTTGGTTGCTTAAAGGGGTACATGTCTGTtgcagaaataaaataactttttggtTTGGGCCTTACCTCACCAAATGAGGATACAAACGTTGATGGAatgttctttttttgtaatgGTTTTGAAAATTACTTAATATATGTTAATTTTCTCTAGTTAATTAATGCTTACATTGAATGAATAAAACCATTGGACACATTCCAAGATATGgataggttttttccttttttgtattgtttacttttttattttttgaatgtggcATTAAAATGTGgccattctaatttttttttattgaagtatgagtgcatgcatgctcagttgtgtcctactctttgcaacctcccggattgtagtctgccaggctcctctgtccatggaattttccaggcaagaatactggagtgggttgccatttcctactccaggggatcaaacctgcatctcttgtgtcttctgcattggcaggctgcctgggaagcccttactgaagtatagttgatttacaatatcccttagtttcaggtgaacaccaCAATGATTTagttatattatacatacatgtatatatatcagattctcttcccttagAGGTTTTTACATAATACTGAGTATTgttccctgtattatacagtaggtcctcactggttatctgttttatatatagtagtgtatgttaatcccaagctcctaacaTATACCCGCCCCccccttcctctttggtaaccataagtttgttttctgtgtctgtgagtctgtttctgttttgtcgataagttcatttatatcatactTTAGATCCACTTGTAGGTGATCCCACATGAGTGTCTTTTGCTGACTTCACCTTGTATGTTCATcttaggtccatccgtgttgctgcaaattatttcattctttttttaaggctgagtaatattccattgtgtattttatCCACATTTGTAtccatttcatctttcagtggacGTTTAGGTTactcccatgtcttggctttgtaaatagtgctgcagtgagcattggagtgtgtgtatcttttcagtTGTAATTTTCTCCAGGTACATGTCCATGAGTGGGATTgaaggatcatatggtagctctatttttagttttttaaggagcctccatactcttctccataaaGGCTAtgccaatttgcattcccacctatAGTGTAGAATTGTTCCTTTTTCTGCACCCTCTTTAGCATTTAGTATTTGTGAActtttttgttgatggccattctgactggtgtgaggttatacctcattgtagttttgatttgtatttctctcataattagtgatgttgagcatcttttcgtgtgccttTTTTGCTGTCTGTgtgtctttggggaaatgtctgtttaatcttatgcccattgtttgattgggttatttttttaatatagagctgtttgtgtattttggagattaagcccttgtaggtcagtcacattgtttgcaaatattttctcccattctgtaggttgtttttttatttggtttatggtttcctttgctttgcaaaagcttttaagtttaattaggtcccatttgcttatttttgtttttatttttattactctaggagacagataaaaaaaaaatctgcgaTTTCTGTCAAAGAGATTGCTGTCTTTATGTTTTCCTCCACAATTTTTATAATAtccagtctcacatttaggtctctaattcattttgagtttatttttgtgtgtggtgttagggagtgttctaatttcttcttttgcatgtagctgtccagttttcacagcCTCACTTATTggagagactatcttttctccattgaatattcttgcctctgtcatagattaattgaccataggtgcgtgggtttgtttctgggctttgtATCCTGTTCCACTGATATATATATtagtctttatgccagtaccatgctctttttatgactgtagctttgtagtatagtctgaagtcatggAGTCTTCAGCTCtgcatttctttctcaagattgttttggttcttcagggtttttttgtgtgtttctgtacaaattaaaacatttttttttgttctagttctgtgaaaaattccattggtaatATGATagagattgtgttgaatctgtagattgccttgggtaatatagtcattttgacagtattgatccTTCTAACCCAAGAACATGgtctatctttccatttgtttgtgtcatctttgatttctttggtCAGCTTCCTGTAGTTTTaagagtataggtcttttatcTCCTaaggtagctttattcctaagtattttattctttttgatgtatgGTAATTgcaattcttttcttaatttctcattctgatctttcattgttagtgtatcagAACACAACAGATTTCTatgcattaattttgtatattgGGACCTTACCAAAtttattgatgagctctagtaataAATTACTTAGTATATGTTAATTTTCTATAGTTAATTAATACTTTCATTGATTATATTAAGCCACTGGATGTGTTTCAAAATATGGATaggttttttctttaaataccCTATTGCTTTAGAAGGCACTTCGAACACAGTTTGATAAAATACCCTTTATTTGCCAGTAGGTGGCACTCTTGGTTATGATTACTATTGTTAAGAAAcaagattttagaattttaaagaaatcagcttttaaaaattaagctttctttgttttccagttcAAGTTGAGCAGTAGATCAAACAGTATAGTCACTAAAAGATGTGTCTTAGATGAGGGCAACTTATTGTAGCAATAGATGTCCAAAACATTGAGCAGAACAGTGTGTCCGTGTTTGCCTACTTATCAGTTAAATTTTGTCAGGGAGGTTGGCCCCAAATGACATGTACCTGTTATCAGCGCAGCCACTGGTCTGGTTGTTCATGGGGTGGAGACCCTAAGCAGCAGGAGATACAGACGGTTCAAGAAAGATGagtgggcgtccctggtggctcagcggtaaagaatccacctgc includes these proteins:
- the DPH3 gene encoding DPH3 homolog; translated protein: MAVFHDEVEIEDFQYDEDSETYFYPCPCGDNFCITKEDLENGEDVATCPSCSLIIKVIYDKDQFTCGETVPAPSTSKELVKC